A window from Deinococcus roseus encodes these proteins:
- a CDS encoding recombinase family protein, giving the protein MTPPQNLIGYARVSTREQHLDLQLDALTKEGCSKIFRDVLSGSKADRPGLKAALEYLRPGDKLVIWKLDRLGRSLQHLIETVKLLQARGVDLLVVQEKMDTASPTGKLFFHMMGALAEFERDIIRERTLAGLEAARSRGRKGGRRALLNPGQVEMARTLMQDPRNKVADVCRTLGISKTTLYRSLGKLKSP; this is encoded by the coding sequence ATGACCCCACCCCAAAATCTGATTGGTTATGCCCGGGTGTCTACCCGGGAGCAGCATCTGGACCTGCAACTTGATGCCCTAACCAAAGAAGGCTGCAGCAAAATTTTTAGGGATGTCCTCAGTGGCAGCAAAGCAGACCGACCTGGTCTGAAAGCCGCACTGGAATACCTCCGGCCAGGGGATAAGCTGGTGATCTGGAAGCTGGACCGACTTGGAAGAAGCCTCCAGCACCTCATTGAAACGGTCAAACTGCTGCAGGCCAGAGGGGTGGATCTGCTGGTGGTGCAGGAAAAAATGGACACTGCAAGCCCGACTGGGAAGCTGTTCTTCCACATGATGGGTGCACTGGCAGAGTTCGAACGAGACATTATTCGGGAACGCACCCTGGCAGGCCTGGAAGCTGCACGGTCCAGAGGTCGTAAAGGGGGCCGCAGGGCGCTCCTGAATCCAGGACAGGTGGAGATGGCTCGAACCCTAATGCAAGATCCTAGAAATAAGGTAGCAGATGTGTGTAGGACACTGGGAATCTCCAAAACCACCCTGTACAGGTCACTGGGTAAACTCAAATCTCCATAG